A stretch of Terriglobales bacterium DNA encodes these proteins:
- the eno gene encoding phosphopyruvate hydratase has product MSEIQEIRAREILDSRGNPTVECDVLLTSGTIGRAAVPSGASTGEHEAVELRDNDPQHYLGKGVLKAVENIESAIAPALSGMDASVQRVIDGTMIELDGTPNKGQLGANAILAVSMACARASANDLKVPLYRYLGGVNANILPVPMMNIINGGAHADNNVDFQEFMAMPIGAETFADALRWGTEVFHTLKGVLKKRGYNTAVGDEGGFAPSLKSNVEAIEVILEAIEKAGYTAGEQIAIALDPAVSELYSDGKYVFKKSDKSTKDSTQMVRFWSDWVKKYPIVSIEDALAEDDWEGWKALTKEIGQTVQLVGDDLFVTNTERLQRGIDEDCANSILIKVNQIGTVTETLEAIELARRNGYTAIISHRSGETEDTFIADLAVATGVGQIKTGSASRTDRIAKYNQLLRIEEDLGRAAGFLGIEALNYHGELGKKAGAA; this is encoded by the coding sequence ATGAGCGAGATTCAGGAGATTCGGGCGCGTGAGATTCTCGATTCGCGCGGCAATCCGACCGTGGAATGCGATGTTCTGTTAACGAGCGGCACGATCGGACGCGCTGCTGTCCCCAGTGGGGCCTCGACCGGAGAACATGAAGCGGTGGAGTTGCGCGACAACGATCCGCAACACTATCTAGGCAAAGGTGTTCTGAAAGCCGTGGAGAACATCGAGAGCGCGATCGCGCCTGCGCTCAGCGGCATGGATGCAAGCGTTCAGCGTGTAATCGACGGCACCATGATCGAACTTGACGGCACTCCCAATAAGGGACAGCTGGGAGCCAACGCAATTCTCGCGGTTTCCATGGCATGCGCCCGAGCATCTGCAAACGATCTCAAGGTTCCGCTGTATCGCTATCTCGGCGGTGTGAATGCCAACATCCTGCCGGTGCCAATGATGAACATCATCAATGGCGGTGCGCACGCAGACAACAACGTCGATTTCCAGGAATTCATGGCCATGCCCATTGGCGCAGAGACATTCGCCGATGCTTTGCGCTGGGGAACGGAAGTTTTTCACACTCTCAAAGGCGTATTGAAGAAACGCGGTTACAACACCGCCGTCGGTGACGAAGGTGGCTTTGCTCCTTCCTTGAAGTCGAATGTTGAGGCCATTGAGGTGATCCTGGAGGCTATCGAGAAAGCCGGCTACACCGCAGGCGAGCAGATTGCGATTGCTCTCGATCCCGCAGTCAGCGAGCTATACAGCGATGGCAAGTACGTATTCAAGAAGTCGGACAAGAGCACTAAAGATTCCACGCAGATGGTGCGCTTCTGGTCTGACTGGGTAAAGAAATATCCGATCGTCTCGATCGAAGATGCCCTGGCGGAGGATGATTGGGAAGGTTGGAAAGCGCTGACCAAAGAAATCGGGCAGACGGTGCAGCTTGTTGGCGACGATCTCTTCGTTACCAATACGGAACGGCTACAGCGTGGCATCGATGAGGATTGCGCCAACAGCATTCTCATCAAGGTGAACCAAATTGGAACCGTGACAGAAACGCTCGAAGCCATCGAGCTTGCGCGTCGAAATGGCTACACGGCGATCATCAGCCATCGCTCGGGCGAGACCGAAGACACGTTCATCGCTGATCTGGCCGTCGCCACTGGTGTTGGACAGATTAAGACCGGATCCGCCTCGCGTACGGACAGAATTGCGAAATACAACCAACTGCTCCGCATTGAGGAAGATCTCGGACGCGCCGCTGGATTCCTCGGCATTGAGGCCTTGAATTATCACGGAGAACTTGGAAAGAAAGCAGGAGCAGCCTAG
- a CDS encoding porin family protein, producing MKRRVWIAVVSALLLNSFALAQTTSHFDLSGNVIFSGAKLANAPSASTQLDAFGWQTSGVTHLNRWLALTSQFGSSYASSNSLQLIGYTGSGTITHYSMLVGPRITIPLRGRVSPFIEGLAGGDRASTKLNSNGISVTGREMQLAYSVGGGAQVNLNRRFGVNVEAQYLNTEHTLAFTGWQPANFQISAGIVIRMFSRTPQIAERSPMPSPTTTESAQPTMTASTTSTTVEPASTPTPVASFQPPSAPVVEPVVTPKPTVLATTTPQPQPVTPAVAPVPVVASSPAPVVTAKVSVPPSAVVPQPAPKPVAAVAPAPVATAMPVAAAPVVSPAPRVMAQAQPQQQQPLSLGEYARRLREQKQRERQQQQQ from the coding sequence GTGAAACGTCGTGTGTGGATTGCAGTCGTTTCGGCCCTGCTACTGAATTCGTTTGCGCTAGCACAAACGACTTCCCATTTTGATCTTTCCGGCAACGTCATCTTCAGCGGAGCAAAGCTGGCGAATGCTCCCAGCGCAAGTACACAGTTAGACGCGTTTGGCTGGCAAACATCGGGAGTCACGCATTTGAATCGATGGCTGGCACTCACTAGCCAATTCGGAAGCAGCTATGCATCGTCGAACTCTCTGCAGCTGATTGGCTATACGGGTTCGGGCACGATCACGCATTACTCGATGCTCGTCGGTCCGAGAATCACCATCCCACTGCGCGGACGCGTGAGCCCGTTCATCGAAGGTCTTGCCGGTGGCGATCGCGCCAGCACAAAGCTGAACAGCAACGGGATTTCAGTTACCGGCCGGGAGATGCAACTCGCGTACTCAGTCGGTGGGGGCGCACAAGTGAACCTCAACCGTCGCTTCGGTGTAAATGTCGAGGCGCAATACCTCAACACCGAGCACACGCTCGCATTTACGGGCTGGCAGCCCGCGAATTTTCAGATCTCGGCGGGTATCGTGATCCGGATGTTCTCACGCACTCCTCAGATCGCCGAGCGGAGTCCAATGCCTTCGCCGACCACAACCGAGAGCGCACAGCCAACGATGACTGCATCTACGACGAGCACAACCGTAGAGCCGGCTTCTACACCTACCCCAGTTGCAAGCTTCCAACCGCCATCTGCTCCTGTCGTTGAACCGGTTGTTACGCCGAAGCCAACTGTGCTGGCGACCACAACTCCGCAACCGCAGCCTGTTACACCCGCAGTTGCTCCTGTGCCGGTCGTCGCCAGCAGTCCGGCTCCGGTTGTAACCGCGAAAGTATCGGTCCCACCGTCGGCAGTAGTCCCGCAGCCTGCACCGAAGCCGGTCGCGGCAGTTGCACCTGCTCCAGTTGCTACGGCTATGCCCGTTGCTGCCGCTCCGGTTGTTTCGCCTGCACCGCGCGTGATGGCACAAGCGCAACCGCAGCAGCAACAGCCATTGTCTCTGGGTGAATATGCCCGCCGTTTACGAGAGCAGAAGCAGCGTGAGCGTCAGCAGCAGCAACAGTAA
- the uvrB gene encoding excinuclease ABC subunit UvrB translates to MDFKLVSDYKPAGDQGKAIEELSRGLYAGEKHQVLLGVTGSGKTYTMAKVIEKFNRPALVLAHNKTLAAQLYHEFKQFFPNNAVEYFVSYYDYYQPEAYIPSGDIYIEKEATINDELDKLRLSATRSLFERRDCVIVASVSCIYGLGSPEAYYGMLLFLEKGQKIKREDITRRLVEILYDRNESEFRRGTFRVRGDVIEIFPTYDDMAYRIELFGDEIESLSQIDPLFGTVKQKYARLPIYPKSHYVLQPDRKKRAIESILEELAWWEKELEQQGRVVEAQRVHQRTRFDLEMIKSVGYCHGIENYSRHFSGRLPGEAPPTLLDYVPRDFLLFIDESHQTVPQLHAMWHGDRSRKTTLVDYGFRLPSAMDNRPLQFEEFETRVNQAIYVSATPGPYELTKSAGVVIEQIIRPTGLVDPEVEVRPVKGQIDDLLHEIRARVERKERVLVTTLTKRMAEDLAEYYSEVGVRCRYMHSEVETLERIKILRDLRRGEYDVLIGINLLREGLDLPEVSLVAVLDADKEGFLRSSGSLIQTIGRCARNLYGRAILYADTITDSMRRAMDETERRRAIQRAYNEENGITPESIIRPLEYSLAQIVDPDATELTEAIESVPDFSSQEDLDKYIAKLEEQMREAAKKFEFEKAAKIRDTIKDLRSKEILIT, encoded by the coding sequence ATGGATTTCAAACTCGTCAGCGATTACAAGCCTGCCGGCGATCAGGGCAAGGCCATCGAGGAGCTTTCGCGGGGACTTTACGCCGGAGAGAAGCATCAGGTGCTGCTGGGCGTCACCGGCTCCGGTAAGACCTACACGATGGCAAAGGTGATTGAAAAGTTCAATCGCCCTGCGCTGGTACTCGCCCACAACAAAACGCTGGCTGCGCAGCTCTACCACGAATTCAAACAATTTTTCCCGAATAACGCGGTTGAGTATTTCGTCTCCTACTACGACTACTACCAGCCTGAGGCCTACATTCCATCCGGCGATATCTACATCGAGAAAGAAGCGACGATCAACGACGAACTGGACAAGCTTCGCCTGTCAGCTACGCGCTCGCTGTTCGAACGACGCGACTGCGTGATCGTTGCTTCAGTGAGCTGCATTTACGGTCTTGGATCGCCCGAAGCGTACTACGGCATGTTGCTGTTCCTCGAAAAAGGCCAGAAGATCAAACGCGAGGACATCACCCGACGGCTCGTCGAAATTCTTTACGACCGCAATGAGTCCGAGTTCCGACGTGGTACCTTCCGCGTGCGCGGCGATGTCATCGAGATCTTCCCTACTTACGATGACATGGCATACCGCATCGAGTTGTTCGGCGACGAGATCGAGTCGCTTTCCCAAATTGATCCACTGTTTGGCACAGTGAAGCAGAAGTACGCACGTCTTCCTATCTATCCAAAGAGCCACTATGTTCTTCAGCCCGATCGCAAGAAGCGCGCCATCGAATCGATCCTTGAAGAGCTGGCGTGGTGGGAAAAGGAGTTGGAGCAGCAGGGGCGCGTCGTTGAGGCGCAGCGGGTTCATCAGCGCACACGATTTGATCTGGAGATGATCAAATCAGTCGGTTATTGTCACGGCATCGAGAACTACTCACGGCACTTCTCAGGTCGTCTCCCAGGCGAAGCGCCGCCAACTTTGCTCGATTACGTTCCACGCGATTTCCTTCTGTTCATTGACGAGTCCCATCAGACCGTTCCGCAGTTGCACGCGATGTGGCATGGAGATCGCTCGCGCAAGACAACTCTCGTCGATTACGGATTCAGGCTCCCGTCGGCAATGGACAATCGTCCGCTGCAGTTCGAAGAATTCGAGACGCGTGTTAATCAAGCAATTTATGTCTCGGCTACTCCCGGTCCATACGAGCTCACGAAATCGGCGGGCGTGGTCATTGAGCAGATCATCCGTCCAACCGGCTTGGTTGATCCTGAAGTTGAGGTGCGCCCGGTCAAAGGTCAGATAGACGATCTGCTGCACGAAATTCGCGCGCGCGTCGAGCGGAAAGAGCGAGTATTAGTGACCACGCTGACAAAACGCATGGCCGAGGACCTAGCGGAGTATTACAGCGAAGTCGGCGTGCGCTGCCGGTACATGCACTCGGAAGTCGAGACGCTAGAGCGAATCAAAATACTCCGTGATCTTCGCCGTGGCGAATATGACGTGCTCATCGGCATCAACCTCCTGCGCGAAGGATTGGATCTGCCTGAGGTTTCCCTCGTCGCAGTGCTCGACGCTGATAAAGAAGGTTTCCTGCGCTCCAGCGGGTCGTTAATTCAGACCATTGGCCGATGCGCCCGCAATTTATATGGCCGCGCCATTCTCTATGCCGACACCATCACCGACTCGATGCGGCGGGCAATGGATGAAACCGAACGACGCCGCGCAATTCAGCGCGCCTATAACGAAGAAAACGGCATCACGCCTGAATCGATCATTAGACCTCTCGAGTATTCTCTCGCTCAGATCGTCGATCCCGATGCCACCGAGCTAACCGAGGCGATCGAATCAGTGCCCGACTTCAGCTCTCAGGAAGATCTCGATAAGTACATCGCCAAGCTCGAAGAGCAGATGCGCGAAGCGGCAAAGAAGTTTGAGTTCGAGAAGGCGGCGAAGATACGGGATACGATTAAGGACCTGCGCTCGAAGGAAATCCTGATTACCTGA
- a CDS encoding HAD-IA family hydrolase, translated as MKINREIPVRKLRLLIFDLDGTLVDSRQDLGNSVNAMLRHFGRHELPLEVIGTYIGDGAPMLVRRALGDPKDEHFVHVALQFFLDYYRKHKLDYTHVYDGVLEALRALSSPETFPRKMAVLSNKPVGPSRAIVDALAMNPFFFQVYGGNSFETKKPDPFGARMLLREANVEPSETVLIGDSDVDVLTAQNAGLYSVGCTYGLAPHTLEAAPPDVLVDSPHEWSELFTGKKLVKVLHQ; from the coding sequence ATGAAGATCAATCGTGAGATTCCCGTTCGGAAACTGCGGCTGCTGATTTTTGATCTCGATGGAACCTTGGTCGATTCCCGGCAGGATCTCGGCAATTCCGTCAATGCGATGCTGCGCCACTTTGGCCGCCACGAGCTGCCACTGGAGGTGATCGGCACGTACATAGGCGATGGCGCTCCCATGCTGGTGCGACGCGCTCTCGGCGATCCCAAAGACGAGCACTTCGTGCATGTCGCGCTGCAGTTCTTCCTCGATTACTACCGCAAACACAAGCTGGACTACACGCATGTGTACGACGGCGTACTCGAAGCATTGCGCGCTCTGTCCTCGCCCGAAACTTTTCCGCGCAAGATGGCGGTACTCAGCAACAAGCCCGTCGGACCTTCGCGAGCGATCGTCGACGCACTGGCAATGAATCCATTCTTCTTTCAGGTGTACGGCGGGAACAGCTTCGAGACCAAGAAGCCCGATCCATTCGGCGCGCGCATGTTGCTGCGCGAAGCCAACGTCGAGCCTTCTGAAACGGTACTGATTGGCGATTCCGATGTGGATGTGCTTACGGCGCAAAATGCCGGTCTTTATTCGGTGGGCTGCACGTATGGACTTGCCCCACACACGCTGGAAGCCGCGCCTCCCGATGTTCTGGTCGATAGCCCACACGAATGGAGCGAACTATTCACCGGCAAGAAACTTGTCAAGGTCCTTCACCAATAA
- a CDS encoding 4a-hydroxytetrahydrobiopterin dehydratase yields the protein MTELANKTCVPCKGGVPPLKGKELADLARQVRGWKVVEEHHIEKSYNFSDFVSALEFVKAIGAVAEEQGHHPDILLRWGRVTVTIWTHKIDGLTESDFILAAKIDEIPRPQISS from the coding sequence ATGACTGAGCTTGCGAATAAAACGTGCGTTCCCTGCAAAGGCGGAGTTCCACCGCTCAAGGGCAAGGAACTCGCCGATCTGGCGCGCCAGGTGCGTGGATGGAAAGTCGTTGAAGAGCACCATATCGAGAAGAGTTATAACTTCTCCGATTTTGTAAGCGCGCTCGAATTTGTGAAGGCAATCGGCGCAGTCGCCGAAGAGCAGGGACACCATCCCGACATCCTCCTACGTTGGGGACGCGTGACCGTCACGATCTGGACCCACAAGATCGACGGACTCACCGAGAGCGATTTCATTCTTGCGGCCAAAATCGATGAGATTCCGCGGCCACAGATTAGCTCCTGA
- a CDS encoding RDD family protein: MECPRCKRTIDAKQRRCGWCGVDVLPGQHLLEESGVVVPIRPVAGEDNDSAPARLASLGDRFLALILDSIVICAACSLIGLWAFLKWGVVSGGEMRVTLASILVGGSLSLVFAFLYVWILEASLGSTLGKAILGIGVVNNSGRSALAASAIRNLWRVVDGLAFYLVGALVASCSKFRRRIGDLCAGTYVIEGNLSEFMRAAAVLAWLALLGGGAWAFPRLYRQPKATEPPRHFAQVVVELGRGDKSVHLRTLNHRIELSMADGTVEANARPVSEPETNKSKMDDQDALRALP, translated from the coding sequence ATGGAGTGTCCGCGCTGCAAGAGGACAATTGATGCGAAGCAGCGCCGCTGCGGATGGTGCGGCGTTGACGTGCTACCCGGGCAGCACCTGCTCGAAGAGTCCGGTGTCGTTGTGCCGATTCGCCCTGTGGCGGGCGAAGACAACGACTCAGCTCCTGCACGTCTTGCCAGCCTTGGTGACCGCTTCCTCGCTCTCATTCTCGACAGCATCGTAATCTGCGCCGCATGCTCTCTCATCGGATTATGGGCGTTCCTCAAATGGGGAGTTGTCTCGGGGGGCGAAATGCGCGTGACCCTTGCTTCCATTCTTGTGGGCGGAAGCTTAAGCCTTGTCTTCGCGTTTCTGTACGTCTGGATTCTCGAAGCAAGTCTGGGGAGCACTTTGGGAAAAGCCATTTTGGGAATCGGCGTAGTGAATAACTCCGGACGCAGCGCCCTGGCGGCATCTGCAATCAGAAATCTCTGGCGTGTTGTCGATGGCCTGGCTTTTTATTTAGTGGGAGCGCTCGTCGCAAGCTGCTCGAAATTTCGGCGTCGCATCGGCGACCTCTGCGCCGGAACCTACGTGATTGAAGGCAATCTTTCTGAATTCATGCGCGCCGCAGCGGTGCTCGCGTGGCTGGCTTTGCTTGGTGGCGGAGCCTGGGCGTTTCCTCGTTTGTACAGACAGCCGAAAGCCACTGAACCTCCCAGACACTTCGCGCAAGTTGTGGTGGAACTCGGCCGTGGCGACAAGTCGGTGCACCTGAGGACTCTCAATCACCGCATTGAGCTGTCGATGGCCGATGGCACGGTCGAGGCCAATGCGCGTCCCGTTTCGGAGCCCGAGACGAACAAGAGCAAGATGGATGATCAGGACGCGCTGCGGGCGTTGCCATAA
- a CDS encoding DUF2059 domain-containing protein, with the protein MKQALAIYVLVLLSSMAAVAQTPAQRSTTQAVPQTDAERAAKRADIRKLIELTGAANISADALQKMIEPLKASYPQVPEEFWDTFVHEVHSDELVDLVIPIYDKYYTHEEIQELTHFYQTPVGQKTIKVLPKLSAEAIDAGQEWGRTVADRAMRKLREKGYDKTSSATAEHIPTGQ; encoded by the coding sequence ATGAAACAAGCACTTGCGATTTACGTTCTTGTTCTGCTCAGCTCAATGGCAGCCGTGGCCCAGACTCCTGCTCAGAGATCCACAACGCAGGCGGTGCCGCAAACTGACGCCGAACGTGCCGCGAAGCGCGCCGACATTCGCAAGCTGATTGAACTCACGGGAGCAGCGAATATTTCCGCTGATGCTCTTCAAAAGATGATTGAACCGTTGAAGGCGAGTTATCCGCAAGTACCAGAAGAGTTCTGGGACACATTCGTGCATGAAGTTCATTCCGATGAACTGGTCGATCTTGTGATCCCAATCTATGACAAGTACTACACCCACGAGGAGATCCAGGAACTGACGCACTTTTATCAAACGCCTGTGGGCCAAAAGACGATCAAGGTGTTGCCTAAGCTCTCTGCCGAAGCGATCGACGCCGGTCAGGAATGGGGACGCACGGTCGCCGATCGCGCTATGCGCAAGCTGCGCGAAAAGGGCTACGACAAAACGTCTTCGGCTACTGCGGAGCACATACCGACCGGACAATAA
- the gpmI gene encoding 2,3-bisphosphoglycerate-independent phosphoglycerate mutase, with protein sequence MKNTPLVLTILDGWGYRAETKANAIALARKPNYDALLREFPSTLVHTSGRYVGLPTGQMGNSEVGHLNIGAGRVVYMDITKIDVMIENGEFFSNPALLAAMKNARSGGRRLHIFGLLSDGGVHSHQNHLYALLRMAKQNSVDRVFVHAFMDGRDTLPTSGAGYLEQLQQKMRELGCGHVASVSGRYYAMDRDKRWERERKAYDAMVNGKGEGGTYIDAVRGVKESYNRDVTDEFIVPFACVDSRGEPLGAIRDDDSCINFNFRADRARQITRVLARNSGITKQQGSDLPDAEALEKVIPASETPRKLTYICMTRYDKQFELPFVVQPDSLTNILANVMGGEGLRNLRVAETEKYAHVTYFFNGGVEQPFPGEERVLVPSQKVATYDLKPEMSAEGIADAVVDAVERGSFQVIIVNFANADMVGHSGKIEPTVKGVETVDACLGRIFKAVRQKGGSMIVTADHGNAEMLIDPVTGGPHTAHTINPVPFIVVSDQNSNFRLRTEGALQDISPTVLGMLGISQPKEMTGHDLRVKG encoded by the coding sequence ATGAAAAATACTCCCCTGGTTCTTACGATCCTCGATGGTTGGGGATATCGCGCTGAAACCAAAGCCAACGCCATTGCTCTCGCGCGCAAGCCCAATTACGACGCTTTGTTGCGCGAGTTTCCCAGCACGCTGGTCCACACCAGCGGCCGATACGTCGGCCTTCCGACCGGGCAAATGGGCAACAGCGAAGTCGGCCATCTGAACATTGGTGCCGGCCGCGTCGTCTACATGGACATCACCAAGATTGACGTGATGATCGAGAACGGCGAGTTTTTCTCCAATCCCGCGCTGCTCGCGGCGATGAAGAATGCTCGCTCGGGCGGACGGCGACTCCACATCTTCGGCTTGCTTTCAGACGGCGGAGTGCATTCGCACCAAAATCATCTTTATGCACTGCTGCGGATGGCCAAGCAAAATAGCGTCGATCGGGTATTCGTGCATGCCTTTATGGATGGGCGCGACACGCTGCCCACGAGCGGTGCGGGATACCTGGAGCAACTTCAGCAGAAGATGCGTGAACTCGGCTGCGGACACGTTGCGAGCGTAAGCGGGCGCTACTACGCGATGGATCGCGACAAGCGCTGGGAGCGCGAGCGCAAGGCCTACGATGCAATGGTCAACGGCAAAGGCGAAGGCGGGACGTACATCGATGCCGTTCGTGGAGTCAAGGAATCGTACAATCGCGACGTAACCGACGAATTCATCGTGCCGTTCGCGTGCGTCGATAGCCGCGGCGAACCCCTGGGCGCCATTCGCGACGACGATAGTTGCATCAACTTCAACTTCCGCGCCGATCGCGCGCGGCAGATCACGCGCGTCCTGGCCCGCAACAGCGGAATCACCAAGCAGCAGGGAAGTGATCTGCCTGATGCTGAAGCGCTGGAGAAAGTGATTCCCGCCAGCGAGACTCCCAGAAAGCTCACTTACATCTGCATGACTCGCTACGACAAACAGTTCGAGCTTCCGTTTGTCGTGCAACCAGATTCACTCACGAACATCCTTGCGAATGTCATGGGAGGCGAAGGTCTGCGCAATCTGCGCGTTGCCGAAACGGAGAAGTATGCTCACGTTACGTACTTCTTCAACGGCGGCGTCGAGCAGCCCTTTCCCGGAGAAGAGCGCGTGCTCGTTCCTTCGCAGAAGGTCGCTACCTACGATCTCAAACCCGAAATGAGCGCCGAAGGCATTGCCGACGCGGTCGTGGACGCAGTAGAACGCGGCAGCTTTCAGGTGATCATCGTCAATTTTGCGAACGCCGACATGGTGGGCCATTCCGGGAAAATCGAGCCTACGGTGAAAGGCGTGGAGACTGTCGATGCCTGCCTTGGACGAATCTTCAAAGCCGTCAGGCAGAAGGGCGGATCAATGATTGTCACCGCCGATCACGGGAACGCGGAAATGCTCATCGACCCTGTAACCGGAGGTCCTCACACTGCCCACACAATCAATCCTGTGCCGTTCATCGTTGTCAGCGACCAGAACAGCAATTTCCGATTACGTACAGAAGGGGCGCTTCAAGACATTTCGCCAACTGTGCTCGGAATGCTGGGAATCTCGCAGCCAAAAGAAATGACTGGCCATGACTTGAGGGTCAAAGGCTGA